One genomic window of Ruficoccus amylovorans includes the following:
- a CDS encoding MotA/TolQ/ExbB proton channel family protein, with the protein MHDLKKFILMLSLGLAAFFAAPVPVLAQDEPPAAQTEQTVEAEDDVGVSMSLWGLFQAGGWAMYILLVLSISGVGLIIYNLLMIREKPFLRPDLAQKLAPAMESLDFDGARKICEDNPAVLTNIISAGLDRIDGQHIDPESMKEAMEESSTEELAAPFVMINMLSLVATLSPMVGLLGTVSGMIKAFRAIAAQGMGQPQALADNISEALITTATGLIVAVPAMFFYIFFKNVYGKISSRVDKQVGDLFHRMMKGIRRHTS; encoded by the coding sequence ATGCACGACCTTAAGAAATTCATACTCATGCTCTCGCTGGGGCTGGCCGCGTTTTTCGCCGCGCCGGTTCCCGTCCTGGCTCAGGATGAGCCGCCTGCCGCGCAGACCGAACAGACTGTCGAGGCCGAGGACGATGTGGGCGTCAGCATGTCCCTGTGGGGCTTGTTCCAGGCCGGTGGTTGGGCCATGTACATCCTGCTTGTGCTTTCGATCAGCGGGGTGGGCCTGATTATTTACAACCTGCTCATGATCCGCGAAAAGCCCTTCCTGCGCCCGGACCTGGCCCAGAAGCTGGCTCCGGCCATGGAGAGCCTGGACTTCGACGGCGCCCGTAAGATTTGCGAAGACAATCCTGCCGTCCTGACGAATATCATCAGCGCCGGGCTGGATCGCATCGACGGCCAGCACATCGACCCGGAGTCGATGAAGGAGGCGATGGAGGAGTCCTCGACCGAGGAACTGGCCGCGCCCTTTGTCATGATCAACATGCTTTCGCTGGTGGCGACCCTCTCACCGATGGTCGGTCTGCTCGGGACGGTTTCGGGTATGATCAAGGCCTTCCGCGCCATCGCCGCCCAGGGTATGGGTCAACCGCAGGCGCTGGCCGACAACATCTCCGAAGCGCTCATCACCACGGCCACCGGCCTGATTGTGGCGGTGCCGGCGATGTTCTTCTACATCTTCTTCAAGAACGTGTACGGCAAGATCTCTTCCCGGGTGGACAAGCAGGTCGGTGACCTCTTCCACCGCATGATGAAGGGCATCCGCCGCCACACCTCCTGA